The Triticum aestivum cultivar Chinese Spring chromosome 7B, IWGSC CS RefSeq v2.1, whole genome shotgun sequence genome window below encodes:
- the LOC123158206 gene encoding uncharacterized protein, whose product MSSTGSAEWTDENTRIIVELFVKQVKAGNMPNTHLTPSAYDEVGKEFLMRTGLQYTPKQDLPGCGKFKKHGLRNEEGLRVLFEDISVDGTDHWNPASGLPPPSSSALKTALNVDEITDLDLEDDSEEQPSPTVASSSKVRLGVTIPEKNKKSKTSQVMQEEIRKISSIAQASHTSFQSFLQKDETISVASTMDLVRACGATDDTDEHFIANELFLKREQREMFLHMTSDSRKGWLRRRFDLKYGN is encoded by the exons ATGTCGTCAACTGGGTCTGCCGAATGGACCGATGAGAATACTCGGATTATCGTGGAGTTGTTTGTGAAACAAGTGAAGGCTGGAAACATGCCAAACACTCATTTGACACCCAGTGCATATGATGAGGTGGGAAAGGAGTTCTTGATGAGAACTGGGCTTCAGTACACACCAAAGCAA GACCTTCCAGGTTGTGGCAAGTTCAAGAAGCATGGACTCCGTAACGAAGAAGGCTTGCGCGTCTTGTTTGAGGATATCAGTGTTGATGGCACTGACCATTGGAACCCCGCATCTGGTCTGCCTCCCCCCTCTAGTTCGGCATTGAAAACAGCCTTGAATGTTGACGAAATCACCGATCTTGATTTGGAGGATGATAGTGAAGAGCAACCTTCTCCGACAGTAGCTAGTTCATCTAAAGTGAGGCTTGGGGTCACGATTccagagaagaacaagaaatcgAAGACTTCACAAGTGATGCAAGAGGAGATTAGAAAGATTAGTTCTATTGCCCAAGCTTCACACACATCGTTTCAGTCTTTTCTACAGAAAGATGAGACCATTTCTGTTGCCTCTACCATGGATTTAGTTCGTGCTTGTGGTGCAACAGACGACACTGATGAGCATTTCATTGCTAATGAGCTCTTTCTGAAGAGAGAGCAAAGAGAGATGTTCTTGCACATGACATCCGACTCTCGAAAGGGTTGGTTGCGTAGGAGGTTTGACCTAAAGTATGGGAACTAG
- the LOC123159433 gene encoding uncharacterized protein gives MLRPAAAAVYPSSYYAPPPRFPALLAGRRSAAIAVRCVNRDTPDTSKAKLKVGSPIVITEEPPMLKTAASVPSLRQNAGRVKPGDVGRIMSRKPKDVWAVRLAVGTYLLDGKHFKPLEVVEDEGGEDQPQDE, from the exons ATGCTACGGCCAGCGGCAGCCGCCGTTTACCCGTCATCCTACTACGCCCCACCGCCGCGATTCCCAGCGCTTCTGGCCGGACGACGCTCCGCCGCCATAGCCGTCCGGTGCGTGAACCGCGACACGCCCGATACCTCGAAGGCGAAGCTGAAGGTCGGCTCGCCGATCGTCATCACCGAGGAGCCGCCCATGCTCAAGACCGCCGCGTCGGTGCCGTcgctccggcagaacgccggccgCGTCAAGCCCGGCGACGTCGGGAG GATAATGTCGCGGAAGCCGAAGGACGTCTGGGCCGTGCGGCTCGCTGTCGGCACGTACCTGCTGGACGGAAAGCACTTCAAGCCCCTGGAGGTCGTCGAGGACGAAGGCGGTGAAGATCAACCCCAAGATGAATGA